DNA from Hemitrygon akajei unplaced genomic scaffold, sHemAka1.3 Scf000050, whole genome shotgun sequence:
CacagctccccctcccctctcaccgTCACTGATTCAAAATACAAAGAAGTAACTTTGCGCATCAGCACGTGAACTGTGGGCGGGTGGTTGTGGTGTGTGGTATCTCAAAGTGTGTTCGAATGCTGTCATGGGTGTCtgggctctcacagtgtgtcaggaacttgtcaggggtgtgtggtgtctcacaatgtgtcaggaacccgtcaggggtgtgtggtgtctcacaatgtgtcaggaacCCGTCAGGgttctgtggggtctcacagtgtgtcagcatcCTGTCAGATGTGTCtagcgtctcacagtgtgtcaggactctgtcagggttgtgtggggtctcacagtgtgtcaggaccctgtcaggggtgtgtggcgtcacACAATGTGTCAGGATCCcatcagggttgtgtggggtctcacagtgtgtcagcatcCTGTCAGATGTGTCTAgcgtctcacagtgtttcaggaacctgtcaggagtgtgtggggtctcacagtgtgtcaggaccctgtcggaggggtgtggggtctcacagtgtgtcaggagcctgtcagggatgtgtgggctctaacagtgtgtcgggaccctgtcaggaaGTGTGCGGTAGGACAATGCGTCAGGACGCTGCCAGAGATGTGTGGGGTGTTACAGTATTTCAGGACCCTAAcagggatgtgtggtgtctcGCAGTTTGTCATGACCCTGCCTGGCGTGTGTGAGGTCTCCcattgtgtcaggaacctgtcagatgtgtgtggggtctcccagtgtgtcaggaccctgtcacgaCTGCGTAGGGTCTGACTGTGTGTTAACAACCTGCCAGGGTTGTGagtggtctcacattgtgtcgtGACCCTGTCCGGTGCGTGTtcgggtctcacagtctgtcaggaccctgtcagggagtGTGTGGGCTCTCCAGTCAACGTATTCAGGTGAAACAGGGAGTGTAGGAAAACATTGAAATATTTACTTCAGAGAATGTGACAATGGTAGAAATAATGTTCTTCAATAATCAGGGAGAAAGTTTGTTCTGTGTTCAGAAATTGATGTGGGCATTTCTCTACCGTAACTGTTCCCTCCGCAAAATGCATGAGGAACATTGAAGAACAGGTTTGCAGGGAAATTGTACAGATTTTCCAAATCCTTAGTGCAGGGAAATGGAGCCTGAATGTGGACTGGAAACGCATTAACAGAGGTGACAGAAACGCGAGCAGTTTGAAAACTTCCTCTGGTACCATTTGAAAATTAAAATtaacatctttggaatttgttcTTGGAAATGAGACAGGCTGAATGAGGGTTGTGGCCTAGGTTCTTCAtatttctgttcaagggcttcGAGTTATCAGGTAAAACATGGGCTACTGTAAGATGTAGTGAGTTTCTTATCCAGACGGTAACAGTTTAATTAATTGCAGATTATTTAGAGATATTTTCAGTCCTTTCCACCTAagtctaaggagctggtggtggacctgaggagggctaaggcaccggtgacacCTGCTTCCATCCAAGAGATCAGTGTGGGCATGATGGAGGATAACAAATACCTgtggatacgaattgacaataaacaggactgattaaagaacactgaggctgtctacaagaagggtcagagccgtctctatttcctgaggagactgaggtcctttaacatctgccggccgatgctgaggatgttctacgagtctgtggttgccagtgctatcatgtttgctgttgtgtgctggggcagcaggctgagggtagcagacaccaacagaaacaAATAACTCATTTGtaaagccagtgatgttgtgggggtggaactggactctctgacggtggtgtctgaaaagaggatgctgtccaagttgcatgccatcttagccaattactcccatccactccataaggtactggttaggcacaggagtacattcagccagagactcattccaccgagatgtaacactgaacgtcataggaaatcattcctgcttgtggccatcaaactttacaactcctcccacggagggtcagacaccctgagccaataggcttgtcctgaacttatttccacttagCATGATTAACATATtagtatttaattatttatggttttatattgctatatttcttcactattcttggttggtgctgctgtaacgaaacccagtttcagtcgggatcaataaagtatgtctgtctgtctgtctgccagtctgtctgtctgtctgtctgtctgtctgtctgtctgtctgtcttccttCCTACAATCCCACAACCCTCGGTTTCTCTGTCCTAATTCTCATCTCTCACCCTTCCACAGTGTCCCTCAAACATCACATCAATTTTAGCTTCTGTGGACTGAGCTGAGGATTTTGTCCCCCATCACGCCCTCACTAACACTGTCTCCTGATGGTATTCCCAGGATTATTGCCTGGGAAATTAAAGTGGATAACTTTAACAGTGTTAGCAGTAAGGGGGTGAAGATGTGAATATAGTTGATTTCATATGCTGCTTTGGGGTTGGACAGACGAGTTGGGGTGTTATCTGCTTTTCTCATTAAATTATCATTGTTATTCTGTGATGAGAATTTCAATGGACTCCCGGTTCTAAAAATAATTTCCTGAAGGATCTGAGGGAATTAAGATGAGGGCTGTATCGGGGGTTGGGTGGTTGTAGGGAAATGATTTCACCTTTCAGAATAAGACATTTCCCATAATTTCGGTCCTCAGATTGCCCTCTTCTCCATTTTGACTTGGGTGGAGGGATTTGTAGCTGCGGGACACAGAGAGGAGTGACCCCTTTCAGCAAAGCCCCCATCTTTCTGCGTTGTTCCTCATGCTGTCCTGTGAAATCTCTCCCTCCATCAAACATTTTTCGCTGTGTCTCACTGTACTCTGTATCACGGTGGAACATTTACCTGATCAAGTCCCCTTGGCTCAACAACGACATGACCCTACATAATATCAACCTTCGGTGGAAACAGCGGTTtcttcacttacctttcagctcACTGGGAATCTCCGGTACGGGTCGATGGACCGGAACACAACCTGTTCAGATTTAAACAATTTGACACGTTTCAATTCCTCAAATTATAAGTACGTAATTTTAACCCAAAATTAAATTAATCTGTCCTACTATCTCACCAtgttcctgtatctctttcagtattttgtccaactttgggacaccaatccgcattttgacaaaggtttcccacatcaccctctgggcgcgggagcctttctccatcaccaggctcaggaggagtttagaactgtccgcccgctctcccttatcagcgagatcagagattttctgtgaagagtaatggtgaacatattggggactgacagattcacacagagaatgagaagtaaatgatgtgctctgtaacgggatcacactgagcagtcacccggacgggtgctgatcctgtctggagatggactgtacattctgagtgcagagcacacggagggacatttaccgtgaacctggtccaacagtcaatgagatcctggctggtctgtgaccgcttcattgacgtggctccaaatccataaataatcCCTCACCGGATTTGACAgtgtaaaacagaaatcagaaagTAACGATCACAATTGAAGAAATAATTCAGGAAGGTTTTTATAACAGCGTGAACAGTCATAGGGAATttgcagaaaagatgatgtgattcatctcctccgtccgccagtgtccaacatgacagcggattaccggctgacacctgatgcctttcctttgccttttccagtggaggtttattcagtgattacacattACAACATGGCAGTATTCCCCGATCCACACTGTTTGTAGTTACAGATTGTAACACAATCAtctccacccagaacagaacacactcgAGCTCCTGTGGCACCCACAGATGTTGTCCCAGTTCTCACTCTCGTCCTTCCGTCATGCTGCACGATCTTTCCAAAATAATACTTCCCGTCATATTTCCATTTAATACTGTAAGCCCACACAACTGTTACCTGCTCAACTCACTCTGAACATCGAGCTGCTACCCACCAGTCCACGGGGTCTTTTCACCCCTTTCTATCACTGGTTCAGATTAACATTTTTGTGATTGTATGCACGGTATTTATTTCACAGTTGTTCCTTTATCTAATTTACTATCCGATGAGTGACAGTTCCGACACCCATCAGTCCGgtgatgtgtgaaaattcaaacccattctccctcccactcacccgatgttcctctccactgaactgattctcggccgttaacgccaggctcactccgtgcacccctccttccatcgcctgctccagcctgtcccggtagaagtccgtcaactgcagcagctggaaatcatcccagcttgccaggagctcggtgatcGCTGAGCTCGGACCTGTGAAGGAAAATGAGGAGCATTAAAGACATTGCTGACACTATGGTGGGCCGCAACATTCTCTCTGGAACATAAAGATAGTGCGGCAGGTGACCAAACACAGTCCAAAATATATATGGTAGTTTGAGAGGAGTCTGGAGAGGGGTTcaaagagggaggggtgatagaGATCCAGTGgttggggggtggtggggtgagccagatgtgggggtgaaggaggacacagagagggagagagagagagagaggtagtggagggggaagggaagggtgGGGAAAGATGGTGAGGATacggggaagggaggggtggggagagggagaggagaaaatttctctgctgctttcacaaatattttgtgaAGTGCCGACACTGCATTAAACCCAGAATCAGAGTCAAGGCAATTGCCGACATACCTGTGACCTCTCTTGATGTTGACGTCACTGGAACTCCTCCACTACCCGTCCCTTCAGCCATGTTGAGGACAGTTGTCGTGAGATTTTGCTGCTCTGTAACAAACAACATTAACAGTAGAGCGTCAGGCATTAATtgaagtataaaggagaacaccTTTTTGTTTTCAAGCAGAACGACACATTTCCAAACATCTTGTGCCTATCCACTGACGACTTGATACGACCTAATCTACCTGCGCCCATCCAACCACAGTCACACAATACCCATTTCCCCTCTGTCCCTGCATTGTTCTCCTTTCCAGGATTCCCTGGAGTATCTACTCGCGGTATTGCAGGCAACTCCCTTTTTAAAAACAAACTTGTGTACTGAACCGTGAGTGATGTGTCAATGGAAAGGCGAGGCAGATTGAGCAGACAGCGCCCACTGCTTTGGTCCTCCTACCACTGGTGGCGCTATGGGAAGTAATGGACAACTGACACAGCAGTGTGGGCTGAAATATTTTTGCTGACCAGTAGGACATCTATTCCTCGAATCAGTGAGTAATAGTTTTCTcagtcacacctgattctcaccTTCCCCTTTCAGCATCGCCTGGCATTGACACCTATGGCAATGTATGGTTAGAGTCTACATAGAAACGCTCTGACATCCTGAACAATGCAGTCCCGCCCATAGCATCGCGGCATCTTGTCCAGAAACACGACATTTTCTCTGGCAGGATTTTAAGATCATTATTAGCACTTAATCTCCGGTCAAGTTTTATTTACGCATTCATCTGGCTATTACCAAATAGTTACATGGCACCTTGTTGAACACAATGTCGGTCCACCATGCAACAAAAACAGCAAACTGGCAAAAACAGTTTAAcaataactaaaacaaaatgcTTGAATTATTGAACAAGACAGACAGTACGTTGATACCTCAGATTGAAGACCGTGTGCTCAAAGCTGAGCCTATCTGTAGCAGCCATGTATCTGCTCTCTGTCTgtgttgtattctgtgttgcgtATTTATGATTTTCTTATGATCCGGAGTGGGGTAGGGCGGGGTAAAAGTGAAGGGAGTCAGTTacatatttgtgctttgttcacAGCTGGGAACTGACGGATGTCATATCTTTTATTATTATCAACGCAAATACACTGAACTTACACTTGGGTAGACTTCAGTTTCATCGCtacaagattgtatgtttgctgatTTCTAATAAAGGATCGAACACACCAACCTTTACAATCACCCACTTTTACAATCAATATTGGAGCTAATGGCACGTCATACAAATATAACAAATCTGTGGGGGTCGCCAACAATGACAATTTGGTTTGGCTATACCCTCAACAAATGTTTCTCAATCTGACGATTATTTTAaatataagaccttaagatacaagagcagaagTAGGACATTCAATTCATCCAGTGTGCACCGCATTCAATCATagactgatctaattcttccagtcatccccactcccttcccttctcccacgtaccctttgatgccctggctaatcaacagcataaatatctctgccataaaatacacccaatgacttggcatccgcAGCCGTTCGTGGCAACAATTTCAATAGATTTACAACCCTTTAACTACagtaatttcttcgcatctcagttttaaatggacgtcctgCTATCCTGAAGAtgggccctcttgtcctagaatcccctatcatggAAATCGTTCTCGtgcatcttctctgaaccctctgcaatgtcagtatatcctttctaaaataaggagcccaaaatcaCGAGTATCTTATAGaggctcaacatcacatccctgctgtgatattctatacctctagaaatgaatgctaacattgcatttgccttcttcaccaccgactcaacccggAGGTTAAAGGATGctcggcttcattaacagggggattgagttcaagagtagagagttcacgttgcaactctacaaatctctggtgggaCCGCACTTAAgactattgtgttcaattctggtcacctcattataggaaagatgtggaagctatggagagggtgcggaggaaatttaccaggatgttgcctggtttggagaacaagtcaaatGAAGCAatattagcagagctgggacttttctctttggagcgtaggggacgtgatagaggtctacaagattatgagaggcatagatagggtggatagtcagtacctgtttcccagggcaccaatagcaaacaccagagggcagatgtacaaaattaaaggagggaagtttaggggagacatcagaggcaagttttttttacacagagtgttgtgagtgcctggaatgaattgcgaaggatggtggtggaggctaaaacattaggggtatttaagagcctcttggacaggcacatggatgaaagcaaaatggggtagtgtgagtttagtacttttttaatgattacatgggtcggcacaacatggagagctgaagggcctgtactgtgctgtagtgttctatggttctatggttctcaaATAGCAGGGTTATGCATCCGGGGCTGTCAAATGAAGTTTAGGACTgcgtaaaagccaaggaaagggcacacATTGTCACAAAATTGAGTGGGAAGTTttatgattgggaagcttttaaaatctaacaaaaggaAACTATTAAAAAGATTTAAGAAGggatgaaggcaaaagaaagggaattataggccagttagca
Protein-coding regions in this window:
- the LOC140721110 gene encoding uncharacterized protein, with protein sequence MLKGEEQQNLTTTVLNMAEGTGSGGVPVTSTSREVTGPSSAITELLASWDDFQLLQLTDFYRDRLEQAMEGGVHGVSLALTAENQFSGEEHRKISDLADKGERADSSKLLLSLVMEKGSRAQRVMWETFVKMRIGVPKLDKILKEIQEHGCVPVHRPVPEIPSELKDVQQKHKETLRAQTETLRVNTILMREKVKVFQLVDRYAELTVISSDRDRRLAEHELLARE